In Pongo pygmaeus isolate AG05252 chromosome 19, NHGRI_mPonPyg2-v2.0_pri, whole genome shotgun sequence, the genomic stretch GATACATAATTGCTAATGGTGACAgcttaattttttcttaactgCTTCATTATAATCACAGGATATTCTTCAGTTAAGCAAAAATGATGGGAGAACCTTTGCTCTCAGGGCTGCACAAAAATCAGTGTGAACTGGCCAAGCGTTGAATGTGCTACAGTCTCCAAAGTGATAACATGCGGTCTGTAACACAGTTGGATGTCTGTGTTCCTTTGGTATTACTATTTAAAAGtttcactttttgtttctatttttttaagacagggtctcactctgtcacccaggctggagtacaatggtgcaatctcggctcactgcaacctccacctccccggctcaagcgatcctcccacctcagcctcccaagtagctgggaatacaggtgcatgccaccatgcctggctaatttttgtattttttgtagagatggggtttcggtatgttgcccaggctggtctcaaacttgtgggctcaagggatccatcctcctcagcctcccaaagtgctgggattaccacgcctggcctaaaaagtTCACTTTAAATAACAAGTcttgggctgagcacagtggctcacatctgtaattgcagcactttgggaggctgaggcgggaggattgcttgagcccaagagttcaagactagcttgggcaacatggtgaaaccctgtttctacaaaaaatacaaaaaaaattagctggacatggtggtgcaagcctgtagtcccagctcttctggaggctgaggtgggaggatcacctgagcccaggaggtagaggctgcagtgagcagtgattgcactactgcactgcagcctgggtggcagagtgagaccctgtctcaataaataaataaattacatgacTTAAACAGCTACAGAGCCACTAACGTGGCCTCAAATTCTGCAGAACAGAACGTAGGGAAACCATTGCCCTGGGATTTGACTTTCTCCAAGAGAAGCAGTGGCTGTAATCGGGGTAGGTACAGAGAAAAAACACAAGACTTCGGGGCTGGTGTGGAACTGGCAGAAACTGGAGAACTGAACTGAAGAAATAGTCCACAACTCCACACAGAACTGCAGACTcacccgggcgcggtggctcacgcctgtaatcccagcatttgggaggccgaggcgggtggatcacctgaggtcaggagttcgagaccagcctggccaacatggtgaaaccccatctctactaaattacaaaaattagccaggcatggtggcatgtgcctatagtcccagatattctggaggctgaggcaggagaatcacttgaacccgggaggcagaggttatagtgagccgagatcccgccactgcactccagcctgggcaacaagagtgaaactctgtctcaaaaaaaaaaagaattgcagacTCATCAGCAGGTAGAGGCCTGGAGCCACATGGTTCAGTCCCCTGCTTCTGGACCTGTGTGGGGACAGCCTCACCTTTAAGCTAGTCCCTTCTCCCCTTTGCAGACGAGATGCAGCGACTGTGTGTGTATGCGCTGATCTTTGCACTGGCTCTGGCCGCCTTCTCTGAAGCTTCTTGGAAGCCCCGCTCCCAGCAGCCAGATGCACCCTTAGGTACAGGGGCCAACAAGGATCTGGAGCTACCCTGGCTGAACCAGCAGGGCCCAGCCTCTCACCACCGAAGGCAGCTGGGACCCCAGGGTCCCCCACACCTCGTGGCAGGTAGGAGCTGCTGACTGCCCTGCTTGCCCCACTCGGCCAGGTTTGGCCAAGGTCTCCCCAGACTGGCCCTGACTTCGGTTCCTGGAAGGTAGGCATCCTTCCCCCATTCTTGCCTCTCTCACCTCCTCAGACCCGTCCAAGAAGCAGGGACCATGgctggaggaagaagaagaagcctATGGATGGATGGACTTCGGCCGCCGCAGTGCTGAGGATGAGAACCAACAACCCTAGAACCAAGCTTCAGAGCCCAgccacctcccaccccaccccagccctgtccCCTGAAAAACTAATCAAAAATAAACTAGTTTCCAGTGGAGTAATGGACTGTGTCAGTGTTGTAGGGCAGAGAGGGGGACTCATCTGGGGGTGAAGTTGTGGCAGGGAGAAGAGCTGAGTGCCTCTTAGGGGCAGGGACCCTGGCTGATTCTTCTTGGGTCCCCCAGAGCCCCACATTGAACGAGAATCCACAGGTATGGGCAGGATAATAGATGGTAGGGTTCATAGCCAGAGtaacctttttttaatttttattttatttcatttttgagatggagtttcgctcttgtctcccaggctggagtgcaataatgagacctcggctcactgcaacctctgcctccgggttcaagcgattctcctgcctcagcctcccaagtagctgggattacaggtgcccgccgccacacctggctaatttttttgcatttttagtggggacgggatttcaccatgttggccaggctggtcttgaactcctgacctcaggtgatccacccgcctcggcctcccaaagtgctgggattcaggcatgagccaccgtgcccagcctcagagtaagctttttaaaagataaacctGTCACTCTCGGTTTTAACCTTGCAATGTTTCCCAATGCACTTAGAATACAACCTGAACTCCCTGCCACAGCCCTGAAAGCTAGCCCCGAGGTTCTCCTCCCACTGCGCCAAGTGGCTTCCTTCTGTTTGTCCTCTCGGTCCTTTCCCTTACACAGACGTGCCATGTTCTCTCTTGCTCAGAGCCTCCAACCTTGCCATTCCCTGTGCCTGCAACGCTCTTCCCCAGGCACGAATATGTggcctcccctttcctccttAGCTCTTGGGTGAAATGCCTCTTCCTGAGAGACCTACCCTTTCTGCTCCTCACCCTTCACATATAGACCCGGTTATTCTCTACCACAGGgtcaaataaaagagaaaaaatcaagctttttaaagaatgaatgcTAGTTGTATTCAGAAGTCTTACTGAGGACTATAGATTGAGGCCTCCAGCCCCGGAGCAGGCTCTGGCACAATGTTTCAGCCCACTGCTTATATACAGCTGGGGGCTGAAGGTGGAGGTTCCGTATGTGCAAAATCCCATCAGACTTGCTCAGAATTACATGACAGCAGAATCACAGCAAGGTTTGGGTCCTAGATCACAGAGTCATTATCACTAACCTCGTCAGATGCCATCTTGGAAATGTTCTGTGTCGGAAAAGCCAGGGACTAGGATCGTTTCTCTTTTAAGAAACGTGAAGACtcaagccgggcgcagtggctcacgtctgtaatcacgtctgtttgggaggccgaggagggtggatcactttagg encodes the following:
- the GAST gene encoding gastrin, with amino-acid sequence MQRLCVYALIFALALAAFSEASWKPRSQQPDAPLGTGANKDLELPWLNQQGPASHHRRQLGPQGPPHLVADPSKKQGPWLEEEEEAYGWMDFGRRSAEDENQQP